ATTGACAGAGACAGGGTAGAATTCAAATTTATCGTCCAGTTCATTCTCTTTGCCTCTTATACTTCTAATGTTCCATAGTCCAAATCTCCCATTCCCTTTGTTATTGTCCTTTTAACCTTGtctacatttatatttatttttttgaatctaTATTTCCAAATCCATTTATCATTGTCGACCATAAGATAGTTATGTCCCAATCTTATCTTCTTTCCTCCGTGGCTGCGTTCTTAATATCGTTTTACAAAGCGTTGcaaatctttaatttgttataaagtCGGTAGATAGCGAaagatatgaaaaatgtatACATATCCTAGTGCCCCAGATAAAAAGACGAGAGTTATTTATTTCAGATTATGaaatatgtacagggtgttcaGAAATTGGCGGATAATCTACACGTAGCGACATTCTTCGATCGACTCTGAATCAAAAATCTGAATGGTAAAATGTTGTTCGataaaaatgactttttaaatggaatagcctatatatttttccaaattcGACGAGAGCATAAAATTTCCTCTCCAAAAAAATAGCACACTTGATATCTCGTTCAAGTCTTCTTTGAAATATATAACTTGGAAACTTTTAAGATTTTCAATTGCGTACTAGTAGGGTAGTGAGCTTTGACGGAGTTTCGATAAAACAAATGCATTGTATATGAGTATCTGTCAAATTTGGATTCAAGTTATAAGTGTTAGTGCTTATCGTTAGAGTATTACTTAGTTGTTATCAACTTTCAAAATAAtgtcatataaaaattatgaaaaatggaACATGATAGTATGTTTATATAATCTGGGGAGAATGCAGAGGCTGCAGGAAATTTATATCATGAACGATATCCAGAGAGGCGGCAAccttttaatgatatttttagaAGATTGTGATATAATCTACAAACTAGCGGCCAATTCGAAAAGAAGAGATCAAAAACTTATATACCGAATGAAGACGAggaattagaagaagaagTAGTAGTTTTAGTTTAGTAGGAATGGAAAATAATCCAGATATCAATGCGGCAATTAAGTGTAACCACGGGAAGTCCAAGAACCAAAGCTAGgcggatttaaaaaaaaatcagattTAAGTAATACAGAACTAGCAAAGTCCATTACCTCAGACCAGGAGATCTTGAACGGCGCATAAATTTTTGCCAATGGCTCTTGGCAAAATGTGACGAAGCaagcaatttttgtttaaattgtatttggaCAGATGAAGCGTATGTGAGTAGTGCTGGTGCACAGCAcaaatgaaatatttgaacATATTTAGACAACAAATCGAACCTGTTGTTGACGATTTACCTCTAGCGCACCTGcgaaatgtattttttcaacatgatAGTGCAGCGCCTCACAATACTTATGACACCAATTTTTTGACCGCAGCTTTTGGTGATTGTTGGTTAGGTAATCAAGGTTCTATCCGCTGGGCGGCTGGGTCACCGGACCTAACACCTATGGATTTTTTCCTTTGGGGAAGATtgttatctataaacaacCAATAAATTCCCGACAAGTATTAGAAGCCGCAATTGTGAACGCTTTTGCAGACCCAGTCAGCTTACACCGTTAGACCCATTCAGCTTATCAAGTCGGCAAAAAGAGCTAAAAAAAGATGTCGACTGTGTATAACACAAACcattttggggacattttgaacactttTTATAGAACAGGGGTTtacttttgttgttatttgttgCCATATATTTAttcttgttttataataagataagttttattaatttaatctgCTTTTTGTTTATGAGTTTATGTTTCAATTCATTGCAATCAACTATCTTGATACTACTCATAAATATAATCtcgtttttctattatttctaaagcctactttttcaaaatctgcacatataagttttaaagttgCTTGTAAATGCGGGGTGAGTTGAAAAATTctgacaataaaaattaagacatGTGTCACTCTCTGGTAATGAGTGACGAAACTACGGTATTATAGTCAATTGTTCATACACTCATTCTGCAAGTTTTGTTTATGATCAGATGAATTCTTTTGTGCCGAACAAAAATCACGAAAATAAGGTaacaaattgatattttttgtaccCTAAATACTTCCTGTTGTACGTAGTATCatgcaaataaattatttttttttggttgctTGTTAACTGCATAACAATAATCTAACGTAAAATCAAAGTTACCGGTTAAAGTTGGGTTACCAGGGGCGGCTTGAAAATGGttagaaattataaaagaaaggcAGGAAGCCGAAAATATCGAGATTTTGATGAAGAGAAGTTGCAAGAAGCTGTAAGATACGAAAGAGGAAATTTAAAGGCTTTGAGTGAAGAATATGGGATACCGTACGTTACATTATATAGGAAAATTAAAGGGCCCCATATGAAAAAACTAGGGTGGCACAAACAATACTCTCAGAAGCAGAAGAACTTTCTATAGTTAGAGCAATTGGCATCGCTTGTGAATGGGGATTTCCAATGGAACCAGTTGATATTAAGGAATTGGTAGGAAATTATCTTCAGAGAATGGGTAGGCGTGTTCCcgcatttaaaaataatataccgGGTGAAGGTTGGATGCAAGCAtttttaaaacgtcataaGAATCAACTTTCAAAACGACTGTTCCAGTCCATAACAGAAAGCAGGGCTAATGTGGATCATACTGTCATCAATAAATACTTTGACCATTTGGCTGCAGGACTCGAAGGGATTCCATCAGATTGTATTGTTAACTAGAACGAAACAAATTTCACGGACGATCCTGGCCGTAGATCTTGTAAAAGAGCTGAAAAAATAATGGATAATTCAAAATCCGCCACTTCCGATATGTTTGCGTGCACAGCATCTGAGGATCTGCTTCCACTTTATGTTGTATATAAAGCTGGTCACTTATGGTCAACGTGGACCAAAAATGGTCCGCCTGGAACTAGATTCAATCGAAGTCGCTCTGGATAGTTCGATGGAagcattttcgaaaaatggtTAGACTATGTGATTCtcccatattttaaaaaattgcctGATGGACCAAAAATACTTATAAGGGATAACCTGGCATCCCATATCTGTTTGAGTGTAATAACAAAGtgtgaagaaaataatatcaGATTTGTGCTTTTGCCTCCTAACAGCACCCACATGACTCAACCTTTGGACGTGTGTGTGTTTCGACCCATCAAAGGGGCTTGGCGCAAAATTTTACGTCAATGGAAAAAACACAACAAAGGCGTAGTGAGGAAGGATGTGTTCCCTAGATTCTTGATTCAAGCACTGTCTTCCATTGAAGGAAATTgtataaacaatattatttcGGGGTTTGAAGCCATTGAGATACTACCCTTGAATCGGCAAAAAATACTCAACAAATTGTCTCATACCCATCAAGATGAGACTGCAGATGTACCTGTAGCAGAGTGTTTAAAAGATACGTTTGAAAAAGCTCGATTCAACAAGAAAGGTTCATCTTCCAGAGGACgaaaaaagaagttaaatgTAGAACCAGGAAAGAGTATTTCTCAGACAGACCTTCAACAAGTTTCTCCTACACCTCCGAAAATAActggaaaaaagaaaatgttttgaaagTAGAAATTGTTAGGTACAAAATTGTCGAAATTTGAGTTGTTGAGACGTGGACAAATACATTTTAAGGGTTATGATAGCATCTTGCCTAAgatttaacatcttttttaactATATACTTTAGCCCACAAATATTTGTGGGCTTTTTTCATCCATCCTCTAAATGCTCTCGTCTAATtagcaaaaatatataggatgttccatttaaaaaaatcatttttaggtCAATAACTGCTAAAATATTGCTTTGAGGGAAAGCTAACTTATTCCATCGAATTCTACCTAAAAAGTTGCTTTGGAAATGTTTTCACAGAAAGGAAGATttatcaataagaaaaaagttatgacgacTTTTCGAAAATGCACTTTATTGAAAAACAGCCTGTGTCTGAAACCGTAAGAGATATCAatatgcggttttcgccattaagtttcttataaaaatcgagcctCAGACACTGATATCATTTTTcctgtatctcttatagaaATAGGAGTTTAAAATTGCCCAATTTGGCCCGCCAATTTgtgaacacctgtatataatcAACTTTATATTCTATTACAGTTTACATGACATttcttaggcccacttttactaCCTCTTATcgaatgagagcgcttaaaaccgctttaaccatggtaattatcccCTAGAATTTAGCACccagatagtttatcaggaggatggtaaaactggaccttaataaaaatgttctatgttttttaataataaaatgttatatatatataaacttAGATACCATATAGATATGAAAGAGACAGTTAGAAAGCTACCGCGCCATACGAAAACCCGGAAGCacttttaatggaaaaaatcgTATGAAATTGCAAAGAGAAAAGTAAAAGTCGACCGTAACCGGGGATTAAATGAGTAGTTTCATATACTAGCACCTactgaaaaagaaaacttagATTAATTTAGTCCAAATAGAgtatatcttaaaaataataaacgaggtcacttttactttttataaagAAGCTCAAAATTGTTTACACATAAAACAATACACAACAACAGTACCACCCAAGCAAAAACGATAAAcagtttgtttataaaaaaggtaggtacaggtttttctttttttcgtaACTTCTCTAGGTCAAAATGCAAACTAAAACAAACAGAAACATCGGCCGCTCTTTCGTTGAGAGTAACGCGTGAGAGAGATCTCGACCGTATTAgataattcctaaaaatagcCAGTTAAAATAACCTTGCGCCGAGCgtacaacattttttgggGTTAGGTGTCAAATGGGGCGCGACGACGGCGCCGCTTCCAGTGGCCATTTTACCGAATTTCGGGGTCAACGCACCTCTAACCCAtaccaaaatcattaaaacgACTTAccatacaataaaataaaccgaGAAGCACCAAATCCGTACtggtttttcaattttgtgaCAATTTCAACAATCGGAAGCCATCACTGTtactcttttttttatttgagcAGGGTTGCCACCCTATTTTATCTTATCGacaaaaatcgataaaaataaccctaataaattcaaatttttaacgattattaattaattaagaaaaaattattgttattaattattatttgtgaaaatataaatgaaatcAGGGTGTGCCTTGATGAGATAATCGtgataataaaagataaagtaAGGTTAAGACTCACCTATAGAGATAAAAAGTTGATTTGGGGGAGATCTTTTTTGCAACTCAATAGCACTCGTTGTTTGTGTTACGATGAACACGCCCCCATTTGAATCACACTGAAATCCTAGAAAACCTAGTTTTTCGGTAACGAATTTAACGAATAACTTTCCGAAAGGGCGCGGGTTCCATAAAAAAGTCGCCTAAAAAGGTTTCTTTTTCGTTCGGGGGAAAAAAAACTAGCACATTCACACTCGACGTACGAGACGCGGATTACTCTTTATACCGTGTACGAACGCGAACCGGAGTGAAGAGACGTTGCGCGCGCCGGCTTCGGGAGTATACCTACAAAAGAGAAACGGCGGGAAAATTGGTCTTTACATAGTTATAGGTTACGGTTGAAAATCCCGTACGCAACTATGAAAACTAGCGCTTTCATGCAGCGAAAAAATGAACTAAAATCGACGTTTTATCTgtcaaacgtcaaaatttttcGCGTCTcgcgaaaaaaatttttcttcagaaaaaaatcgtcaattaaaaattttttttcggtAATATTATGGGGCGTCGTAGTCGATCCAAATCGCCGAGGAGACGTGATAGGGATAGGGAACGCGAACGCGATAGAGACAGAGACAACAACAGACACCGACGTAAGAGGTCGTCCAGGGAAAGGGTTGACAGGTCCCGAGAAAGGGATAGCAGGCGAAGGCACTCGAACGACAGAGACGTTTATAGAAGGTACTCGAGGTCGAGATCGCGATCGACCGAGAAGAAATCGTCATCGAAGGGAGGACTCCCCGAGAGGCCCGTTGTAACCGCCGCGGATCTGGAAGGGAAAAGCCCCGACGAACAGGAAATGATGAAGATGATGGGTTTTTGCAGTTTCGATAGTACCAAGGGAAAGAAGGTCGAAGGGAATGACGTCGGCGATGTTCACGTTATACTAAAACGAAAGTATAGACAGTACATGAACCGTAAAGGTGGGTTTAATAGACCCCTTGATTTTGTGGCTTAAGACTGATTCTTCCTTTTTAGTCCCATCCTTATTGATCACTATTAATTATaagataaataaacaaataccTCCTCATCTTATcctcaacttaaaaaaatttcattttttcctCATTCCATTCTTTTCTATGGATTGTTAAGGTTTTAAGGGatctgttataattaaaagttaggattatttaaagattaattaacCTTGAAACCAGTTGTTTGTTACTCACCTTAAA
This region of Onthophagus taurus isolate NC chromosome 3, IU_Otau_3.0, whole genome shotgun sequence genomic DNA includes:
- the LOC111428650 gene encoding U4/U6.U5 small nuclear ribonucleoprotein 27 kDa protein: MGRRSRSKSPRRRDRDRERERDRDRDNNRHRRKRSSRERVDRSRERDSRRRHSNDRDVYRRYSRSRSRSTEKKSSSKGGLPERPVVTAADLEGKSPDEQEMMKMMGFCSFDSTKGKKVEGNDVGDVHVILKRKYRQYMNRKGGFNRPLDFVA